The Eschrichtius robustus isolate mEscRob2 chromosome 16, mEscRob2.pri, whole genome shotgun sequence DNA segment GACTGTCTGCATCAGGTTCACCTACAGTGCTTGTCTGTTAGGTAGACAGAGAGATAAATTGCTGGGGCCCCAATCCAGATCTCTTGAATCAGCCTCCAGGGGTAAGACCTGGGGATCTGTATCTTTAACAAGCATTCTGGGCAAGACCGCCTCCTAGCCAGGTTTAGGAACCACCGGATTAGATAATCCAAGACGTACTCCTTGTTCTCAAGCCCTCCTACTATATACACCTCCCCTGGCCCACTCTCAAAGCCTTGTTCCTCCTCACCTAGCACGTCCTGGGGGCTTTGGGGGAACTGCTTGCTGAGCACGGTCTCCAGAGCATAGCTCAGGTCCATGCTGTGCCTGGTTATCTCGGCCGGCGTGGCACCCGCCGGGAACATCTGTGTGGGCAGCTCGGAGAAGCGGATCTCTGTGCCGGCTCTGGGCTTCATCTCGGGCAGCCGGGCCAGGCCTTCCTGGTAGCTTTTGCACTCAGTGCCGCAGAGGGGTAGATTCTGCCCCACCCGGTCCTTGGTGTACTTCATGGAGAGCACAGGCAGCACCTCTGAGAAGGCACAGATGTGCCGACTCTCGGGCTGGAGCTTCTCCACTGTGGCCTCGCTGATGAAGTTGGTTAGTGAGATCCACTTCTTGAGTGTGGCATATGGGTAAGGTCCCAGGAACTGGTCCAGCTCCTGGAGGTTGGCCCTCATGGCCTCCACCACAGCCTCTGGGGCTGGAGACAGGTCTACCTCTTCCTGGACTGCATCCCAGCGCAGGACCTTCAGCCCCCGCTGCTGCAGGCTAAGGAAGAAGCCCATACGGGGGCCCACCTCCCTTGGATTGGCCTTGTCCACAGAGCTGTAGTGGAGGAAGTGGATGCCCGGAGGGATCATCTTCACACCCCGGAACTTGGGCCCCACCTCCCAGGAGTTGTAGTCAATGCCAAACTCTGTCCCCTTGGGCATATTCAGGATGACCACAGTGGCCCCTTCAAAGAAGAGGTGTTTGGCAAGCTCAGGATCCATCTGCATGGCAGCCATGGGACCAGTGGTGAGTGACCAAAAAGGAAACTTTTCTAGTTTTCCAGAAcagctgaa contains these protein-coding regions:
- the AAR2 gene encoding protein AAR2 homolog; this encodes MAAMQMDPELAKHLFFEGATVVILNMPKGTEFGIDYNSWEVGPKFRGVKMIPPGIHFLHYSSVDKANPREVGPRMGFFLSLQQRGLKVLRWDAVQEEVDLSPAPEAVVEAMRANLQELDQFLGPYPYATLKKWISLTNFISEATVEKLQPESRHICAFSEVLPVLSMKYTKDRVGQNLPLCGTECKSYQEGLARLPEMKPRAGTEIRFSELPTQMFPAGATPAEITRHSMDLSYALETVLSKQFPQSPQDVLGELQFAFVCFLLGNVYEAFEHWKQLLNLLCRSEEAMVKHHTLYVNLISILYHQLGEIPADFFVDIVSQDNFLTSTLQVFFSSACSVAVDATLRQKAEKFQAHLTKKFQWDFEAEPEDCAPVVVVLPEGVGTG